DNA sequence from the Mangifera indica cultivar Alphonso chromosome 18, CATAS_Mindica_2.1, whole genome shotgun sequence genome:
ATTAAACTgtttaataaatcaaatcaaaccaaaccataatttttgaatagttttttccggttttatggtttaaactaaattatatacacttGTACTTGCTTGTATACGTGTAACACTGTTACAGCCCCTACGTTCAAGGTGTACAGTAGGAGACATGGGATTGCTACCAGGAGAACAAATCAGGGAACAATTGTGGGGCTGGCTGAGGATTTTTAGGGTTCCAAATGATGAGGTGAAAACATATGGGTTGCTTGGTATGGAGGCTGGAGAGGTTAGTTAGAGGAATGAAATATAAAGGGGATGaatgagagaaaagaagttaacaagaaaaaaaatcaaggaAATGGAGTGGGCAGCCTTTGGTTGAGGGATGTTCCAGCTCCACAAACTTCAAGTTATCCAATTTGGTTTCTGTTATTTGCTTATTCAAATTGTAGTGagaactttatatatatatatatatatatatatatatatatatatatatataaacttctGAATATATTTCAGTGGAGGAGTTTTCCATTATTTGTCTTAACTGTGTCAATTTCTGGGCAACTGCATTctgtgtgtttgtgtgtgttGCTGGTTGTGGAGTGTTGCTTGACTTGGAGTGCTAAGATATGcttgcacacacacacacatgctcAGAGTTGAGTTACTGGGGAAGCATGAATGGTAACTCACAAACATAGTTGTTAAAAGCTCGCTTTAAGCACGCTTAAGCAAGAGGCTCCTCAAGGCAGTAGGTCCACCACTTCTAGACATGCAAGGCGAGCAAAAGTCTGAAAACATAGCTTAAGCGCACTTTTATTGCGCTTTATAAGAAGTAAAAAAGCGCCAGAAAAACGCACTTTTAAACcaaaatctctttctttttaagtCTAATACTAAGTTGATGTCTAAAGATAAAAAAGTCATAGAATATAAGtcttttaatggaaaaaaaaatgttttaatgaagaaatgaatgaaatcggagatgaaaaatttgatgataaGGGAGAAGATATGACTTTCgataatgaagatgaagatttggATTTCGATTAAAATGTATGTTTGATAAAAGTTTATGTAGATTAAAgagtttttatatttgtttatgttttattataaatatctatAACTGTTTTTGAGacttcatatataatattatgctTTGGTATTTGAGTGATTAgtctcaattaattttatttttgtttaatcgCTTTTGGTCCGAAAGGAACGATTTTGCTTCGCTTTTTTGCTTAAGCAGTTGGACCTCTTATCGCTTTTAGACATTTTTCGCTTTTAACAACTATGCTCACAAATGAtggattcaaataaattaatgagaacttttttttaatttgtaattggtGTTTTCATTACTGATCAGTGAGCTTGTGttgtatatgttttattttcGCTTGATGTTCAGTATACCATCTAAATGCAATGCAATgtctacaaaaattaaattactgaGACTTGTGTATCTTGTTTAGCTTTTGTTTAtgattcttatttttcttttctcttctttctttgttttttctctgTAATTAGTCACTGGGAAGCAGCATTGAAGGAGGAACGAAATGGctggttaataaaattaaaggttaGTCCTAACCTATTATGCTAGTTGTTCAAATAATCATTGCTCTGTGACAAACACAATCCAAGCGGGTTTAGTGGAagttcttttatctttttttttaagtttttgagaTTGGTGATTGGTTATCGGATGGTCTCTATTAGGCTTCATTTTCAAGGATCTAATCAACtgactaaaaaatataaaggttaATTTGTTGGTTTtcctgattttattttattttttttgggggttAGTAGAGAAAGTGATCAGGGTTTGTGATAATTATTGAGTGAATGTGAGTTGACAAGCTTCATAGGGGTATTTTAGTATCGGACAACCTTAATGGAGattaatattaaatgatttGGCTTAACACTTTTATTTTGAACTAATTTCTACCTAGACTAGGCTTTATGTGATCTGCTCACACTTTGCTTGGCTTTGGAAGATGGCAATGGGAAAAATATCTGTAGAGTTTGCTCTTGGAATAATTTGTCTTACTGCTCTACTGAAAGAAGATTGAAGTCCCTTGGAGAATAGCAAATTGAGAGAGAACGAAATAAAACTTAGAGTTTCTGGGTGTCGACAGTTGTATAGGCTTGATTTTATTTGGTATTCAAAATGATATTTGTGTGGGCGGATTTTTGTATTTACTTTAAGATCTCAGTACCTCTCCATCACTACTGTTTCTTTGAAGTGGTTTATTCCTTGGATCTACTAATTCAGTCATTCCCATTTTAACTCCTATTATGTCAATTTTGTTGATTGTTTCTTGAATGTAGTATTTGTTTTACCAAGTGACTCCTGGCTGAACAGGGAAAATGCAAAAGCCGTTGCCTGACCTGCTAAAGGAGTATGATTTGCCAGTTGGAATCTTCCCCCGTGATGCCACCAATTATGAGTTCAATGAAGAGACACGAAAGCTTACTGTCTTCATTCCTGCAATTTGTGAAGTTGGGTACAAGGACTCATCTGTTTTGCGTTTTAACACCACTGTCACTGGATATCTGGAGAAAGGAAGGTTTGCAGACATAGAGGGGATGAAGACTAAGTTTGTTATTTGGGTAAAAGTGACCTCCATCACATCTGAGGGATCAAAGCTCCATTTTATGGTGGGGATGAAGAAAACCAGGAGAAGGGAGGCTTATGAGGTTCATAGAGATGGAGTTAGTGTAGATAAGTtctgatattattttaatgctTTTGACATTAgtattaaaattgttatgacCTTCCACCCTTTTGCCATACCGAATGGAACATTACGTGCTAGCCTATGTAATTCGTTTCTGTATGTACACAGACCtgtttttcaaatcttaaatGCTTGCTGTGGATGTTTCGTTGGTTGAGATTTAATCTCTTCTTTTTCCGTTTGCACTGCCAGCATGCCGCCTGACCATGATCTGGGACGGGTCTAAtggaaaatcaaaatttgtgtGAAACTGGTAGATTGTGGGCACCGGTTAAGTAATGCTCCAGTGGCAAATGAAAAAGTTTCAAGCCTCTGTAATGACGGGAAAAAAATGCACCAGCCGGGAATCGAACCCGGGTCTGTACCGTGGCAGGGTACTATTCTACCACTAGACCACTGGTGCTTGCTGGTAAGTGGGGCAtaacaaaatacaaatatttttctgttaatgttcttttttaaaattacgtATGTACCTGTTAGGAGCTTTCAGATTCTTGTTAATCGATTACTTATAAGCTGGAAGTAGATTCCATCCAAGCGAGTTGGTTCGCTCTTCGGGTCAAACAAGTCAATATCAAACTAAAACAATTTTAGTTTGTCAAATTCAAGTTCAGTTTGTGATCAATGCTAGCGTTGAAGTTCgttttattagttatttttttcttctcgtTTGATtattccctttctttttttaatcaaattcacatTCTCTAACATTTTTAGTGTTTATCAGATTGAATGGACGGTTTTAACTTcaagttgagtttgaattgacttttattcaagtttgatcTGATTCAGATTCTCTCCTATCCAAATGGGATgcacaaaacatataaatacatGCTGACTAGGTGCAGATTCTGGCAATTACTTAAGTAGTTTGATGTATTtgatcatttatatatctatctATGATGGCTTGAGTATCCAAAGATTACTCAATCCGAGCAAATAAATTGGATGAGACACAGAGAAATTCAACACTCGATAATAATGGCAGGCGTTTGAGCAAATTGTGGTTAGTAAGATGAGTGTTTGAAAGGAGGAGTTGGATGCTTGGCATGTAGACCAGCAAATAGTAGCAGCCGGAGCATGGAAGACCACCATCCCCTCGTAAGCCCACGATAGCCTTCCTCACTAGTGTTTCAATTACATTTCCAATTGAACTGCTTGAATAACTATCACAACCACACACACCCTATGTATCGAAAACACATAATTAAACCTTCAGCATTCACACAATTTGATGAGTTTAATGACTGATTTCATATTCACCACAAGCTTGTTTAGTTAGGTTGAAATATGTTCTCCTCAAAAACCCAGTTGAAGTTGCAGTTGAGCATTGAAAAGCTTACAACCAAAGTCTTAAAAGTATGTCACTGTTGAAATATTTTCTGTTTAAAATTTAGTCTAATAAGATTAGGTAATTGAATAGCTTAAAGGGAGTTCACTAAATAAACTTTACCAGTTATGATTGGTAAACAACATTAATATATTAGTGTAAACATTAAGTTTTATTAGATCTTTAATGGTTCTAATAAAACACAACAATACTtggaattattgaattattaattttatttattaaataaattcaactttatattttcatttgaagtaattaaactttcaaaattttttattgaaaaaactaaattttcaaatcttcttATAAATAgatcaaacttttaataatttctacTAAAAgtattgaataattataataaataataaaacagtaaaaaaatataaaagtttggtCGTAAACCatgtatagaaaaaaaaaatttatccacTTCATAGGAAAAATACTGTTTAATATCAATcttatcaataaaacaatggggtagttataaattttagggaaattaattaaaataagcaaaattttaagcgtttatatgtttttaggccatcctagaaaagttttaccaaaataagcaaaccgtattttttttaccctttttacccttatgttgaaaaaccaagtaaaaatattttttctgagaatgtacgtcggtttatggtggttacgatggtggctagggattttacagtgaaaccctaaatatatcgaattatgtatatggatgtttttgaatgtttcaaacgcttaaaatgatgtagtttcgatgttaatgaatatctggaagtgtagccgttgagagacaaaagcacgcaaatttacagtgtcacgcaaactacgcaaatttacagtgccgCGCAAACTACGCAAATCGCGTAAACACTGTTCACAtcgcgcaaaagtagatatcatagtctgtgaacagtttttttgtgtgattttgcaagCGTTTGCGCAGTtgaacagtgtttgcgcgaTTTGCGCGGCACTGTAAATTTGTGCAGTTTACGCAACACTGTTCACTTTTtacgcttttgtctctcaacggctacacttccagacatccattaacatcgaaactacatcattttaagcgttcgaaacattcaaaaacatctatatacataattcgacatatttagagtttcactgtaaaatccctagctaccatcgtaaccaccataaaccgacacacattctcagaaaaaatatttttacttggtttttcaacataagggtaaaagggtaaaaaaaaaatacggtttgcttattttagtaaaacttttctagggtggcctaaaaacgtataaacatttaaaattttacttattttaattaattaccctaaatTTTAGGATGGAAATCAGGGTCCAATATTTTGGAGAGACATCAGTGGCCATAACGATGATATAGTTGAAAATTTCTGAATTCTCAACAAGTTTTAAAGGAGGGAGAGTGACACATCGGTGATTGAAAATCACTTTTGGGTATGATGGAATAGAATTTTACCTTATTTAGaggatatataaaaatatcaataaaaattttaaattcaattttacatcgtctaagaaattaaaaaaaaataaaaacataagttcCAGAGGTCATGTGCTATCCACAAGCCATGTAAACATACAAAGGAAATGGCGACAAACAATTGATATAGAATAGAAACATAGAGTTCCATCTAAGTCTTAATTAGGTTTTCAATTCATGAAAAactcataaacaaataaaaatagtaaaattatgacGAACACAAAACATGGTTTGACCCACTCTTTATAAgtttatatctattattatattattaaagattttttattataatttgataacgtaataatattatatataaaatctatcatttttaaactgatatataattattgaacaATGAAAGGGTTATATGCTAATAACATTATTGAATGCTAAAACTTTAACATAATAATGAATGTAGTCAGATTctattgttaaaaaaatgaatatacaatcaaaagtgtgaaaaataagtggtataagataaaaattaaaatatgattttgtgaCTGAATGAGATAGATTTGACACGACATAAAGATAATGAGGTCATTGGATGTATTTCAAATCGCACGTGTCTTACTTTCTACTAATATTATGCCATAGAtttgagtataaataatatgattagtcattgtacataattttttctaattagtCGTCTTTTAGTTTTGTCTATGTGGGCCAAGCAAAAGATTAGATTGGAAGATTACGCGTGGCTGTTGGCGCATGGTGTCCACAAGCCTCGCAACAGTATCTTCCATGAAAAGCACCAATTTTGTCATATCACAGCTAAAGTAATCTGGCTCCAGCTGCCTCCTTCTCTCATGCTCATCTTAGCGAAGGATAGACTCTTTACTAATAAAGATTAGTCTGGCCTAAGAGACTGATTGGGTAACAAAGTAGGGTGACCCTAAGGTCAAAAGTTAGGTTTAAATCACTTTTGAgaaactaaattaatataatattttttattgatttattttaataattataaaattaattattagatttaaagttttatctattTTGATATAATAGAGGCGTATCAAATTATGCTTCTCTAATTATGTCCAAGGTGAGtataaattttcattgaaaaatttaataattaaaaaggtttctttattatataaattttttgtttaaatagaTGTCGTATTACTTGTTGATCACTACCTATGAACATTCACGTGACCATATGACTCAGCAGACTATTTTGACAAACAATGAAAATTCCAAACTCATTTCGCTAAACACAAAATTATCGTTACTCAAAGTGTGTGACATAACCCCAATATCCCACTGGCTAACCCAGATCTGTGCGTATTGAAACGcgagtttatatttttaaatactcGCAAGAGTGAGAAATGTTTAAAAAGATCTAAGAAATGTGAACACGAGATATCCCCTTAAGATTCCACGACCCTTTGTGGATAGACCAACCACGAGGGTGCCACACGCCTTAACCCGTGGCACAATAATAGCCATACACATGTACTTCTCTCTAGCTTAATCAAACGGCACCAGATAGACGCTAAAGCCTACATTTACAGAGACTCTCCACAAGCTTCTCGTCAACTCTAGTTTGATTCAGATTTCAGACACCACGTTATGATGTTTTCCAAACCCGTTTCAGCTTCTTGTTCTTTTTCTCTTGCAGCAAAGCAAGGGCATGCTCTCATGTtgacttctttttcttcttctaatcTGAATTTGAGGACCAAAATGAAAAGTTTCAAAGTTTCTGCTTCTGGGGATGCAGATAATATGGTAGTCACAAGTTTGGTGTTTCAGCCATTTGAAGAGGTCAAGAAGGAGGATCTTGAAATTCCTGTTGATCCTCAAGTTTCGCTTGCCAGGCAGAAGTATTCCGAGGAGTGTGAAACAGCAATAAATGAGCAGATCAAGTGGGTTCTAGAGCAGTTAACTCGTTTGAAATGGCCATCTTTTTCTATCTTCGTGATTTCTTCCTGTTTATTCGTGTTTTCTTTTTGGCTCATTTTGCAGTGTTGAATACAATGTTTCTTATGCGTACCACGCCATGTACGCATATTTCGACCGAGATAATATTGCTCTCAGGGGCCTGGCTAAGTATTTCTTCAAAGCccgatttattttctttgatttaatATCTCACCATTTCTAACTGCATCAAGTGACgaatatgtatgtgtatatttGTTGTAAGCAGATTTTTCAAGGAGTCGagtgaagaagaaagagaacaAGCGGAAAAGCTGATGGAAtatcaggttttttttttttttttccttaagtcAAACATTCAAAATATTTGTTTGTGGGCGgaacgactatttcccattaTGTTTTTTGAGTGAATGATAACTTATAACCAccctaactttaaaaaatgatatggaAATTGGAAAGGATAAGCTTACACTTCACTTATTAAAGTTTGAATATTAAGTCGAAAAGTTTAATTACTTTCTATCCTtatcttaatattaaaatgattttgcCCACACACCAACACCACTGCCACCTATACCTTACCACTAACAAAACCAAGAAACATCCACACACTGCTACCAACACTACCTCACACCACCGCCACCAACACCTTACCACTGTCAAAGCTAACAACATCCATATACTATCATTAACACACCACCACTGTTGGCACTAATTCCCAGCCACAACTAAAGCCAACAACACACACTATAACCAATACCACCACACTTACCACCACCGCCACCGACACCCATCACTCATACACTACAATTTTCATCAACAACCACCATCGATTGACCCCATACTTCCGCCACCAACTTACCGTCACAAACGAAGAACCATTCACCATCACTGCTACGTGGCATGCACCACTATTGCCACACACCACGACTACAACCACTTTCAACACCCATAACGACTTCCACCTCTCTgtcattataaaataatcatcCAAAATtacagtaaaaattaaaaaaaaaaaaacgcaagAGGagtgaagaaggaaaaaaatgaagaaaaataagaaatatagaggaaaagggagagaaaaaaaagttaaaaacaaaaatttagaggtataattaatattaattatataatataaacttacgAAAATACCTTTTAACAAGTTAAAACTAAtgtttgaaattaatataaggGTGATACATTTTCAAGGAAAGTACCATTACACAAAACTTTGGGTGGCAAATAATAGTTCTCTTTGTTTGAATTATCTTGTATCGGAGTTGTCCAATGTTTCTccctcaattttttaattagaacaTACGTGGAGGGAGGGTAAAGCTACACTCAATTCTGATGCCACTCTCGGAGTTTGACCATGCAGAGAAAGGAGATGCATTGTATggtaagataaaatatattacacacacacacacacacacacacacacacacacacatataaatattctttttccttgccaaaatcatataatatggaTGTGCATGTTATAATATTAGTCTGTCTAtcaatatcaaatatttgattttgctGATTCAGCCATGGAATTAGCATTGTCCCTGGAAAAGTTGACAAATGAAAAGCTTCTGAGTCTGAACAGTGTAATTCATCATGACCCCTTGTGTTCATTataatgagggtattttgagtCTGCAACTGAACTTTGTTTTTAATCTGGTGTTGATAAACATTAGGTTGCAGACCGAATGAATGATCCCCAACTTGCAGATTTTATCGAGAGAGAATTTTTAGCTGCGCAGGTGAGCTTGCATTTCGGTTTCATGTTCTGTCAAAATTTCAAAGCCAAACTGCTGTTTGGAAGAAAAAATTTCTGTATCATTTGAAAGACTTGAGTTTGAGAACTTAGGAGAATCACATCATAAAAACTATCTGTTGATATTACAGAGTCGAAAACATATAAATACTTCATAAAAAACGCATACTTTCAACCTTACTCTTGTGATCATAATAGAGGCTTTTGTTTGACAGGTGGAAACCATTAATAAGATAGCGAAATTCGTCGCCCAATTAAGAATGGTTGGAAAAGGCCACGGtatgaatcaaattatattatttacttgTTAATTAATATCCAGTTCCTCCGGATTTTGTTATCTCTAAATAACATTTGAGCAATCTTGCAGAAAATGCTTGTACCTTTTCTCAGTGTGTACTGATCTTTTCATGCTTTTGGATTTTCCAGGAGTGTGGCACTTCGATCAAATGCTCCTCCACGAGGGTGATGCTGCATGATGAATAAACAGGGTGCTAATTTTGGCAGTACCCCTTACTGCCGAAATTCTGGAATGCTTCTTTTTCCTCACAATTACAATATGTAGAGAATAAtgaactaaaaagaaaaagtaatatGTAAAAGTTAGTACTCAATAGAAAGCCGCCTTGCTTTCGCATATCGCTCGTCAAAATTCTGAATAGTAATACTGATGGGACATGGAGTTTATCCATGAGGGGTGTTGTGTGAGTGATGTAATAGTCTTAAGAAGCATAGAATCAACTCATGTCAACTCATCCTCTtgttgtataaataatttaagttaTGAAATCAGGTTAAAGTCCTTTTCAAAAAGTAGCTTATATCAATGTTTTCAAATTTGGATTGGATTAACCGATCAGTGGTTGGAATAGAATATAAGAATTGTTGTTGCACATACATATATATCCAAATGAAATTGTAGTTTGGTGGTACATTGGATGCTTTGATAATCATGCCAGTTGGTGGGAAATCATAAGCTCCATTAGAATAGAATAAAATCAACAGTTGAATTATGATCTGACGTGGTTTGCTTGGTTCAATTGTGATTCAAAGTGGTTTCattacttaaatgtttttaaaactttggttaaaCCGAATTGACCACTAGATTTTGGTCAAATCAATTGATCTTATCTAAGTTTCAAAATtgtggttttatttttcttctgttgCCCTTGTTAAAATAACTCAGAAGCATAGTTAATCAAAGATGCTATGAACGACCTAGAGTTCACTAGGAAACAGAAACTCAGCAGAAAACTATAATCTTTACTCAGGTCCTGATGATATTTACATGACAATAAGGATAATAAGATTCctatttttgccatttttattttcttttctcatatGAGGGAAAATCTACTGTAATCAAAGGTACAAGAGAAACTTGACAGGATACTTGCATCAATTCTCATGTAATGCCTCTAGCCATATAAAATGTTCAGAATCCTATATTTGTTGGGAATTGAGTTAGGTCAAGGTATGTAACTATGAGAAAAAGTCTCACTTCTTGAATTGGTTTTTGGTAGCACTTTGTGAAACCATAACAGGTGGTATCAAAACCAAAAGAGGTTTGCGGTCCATATAGTGCTCTAGCTTTGCCTATCCTTGAATGACAGAGATTGAGATCACTGAATCAAGAAAACGAAATAAAGAAACGAAGAAAAGTGTTcaagaaaatgttaaataacaaggagagagaaaatacacatttattagattgtattattttagttgaattaaattgaactaaCTTTAGTTGAGTTACATATACATTCATCAGTGCATTGCAAGCCATGTGTTATACATGACATTTGACATTTTTCCCCTTTGACTTTTACAACTATACCAATATTGCCCCTTAAGCTAAGTTCTCTGCATTCTCTATTAACTCTGTACTTAATACTATGCACACATTAATATTAGCAATTCATTACTCAACAACTAGATCATAACTCCAATAATACCATCTACGTAGCAACTTCAGTAATACAACAACACCAACAATACTAACTACATCATAACTCTAATAATACCATTTGTATAACAACTTCAGTAATATAGCAACACCAGCAGTACCAACTGTAATAATATCATTCGCATAGCAACTTCAGTAATACATCAACACCAGAGATACTAACTACAATAAGACCATTTACACATCTACTTCAGTAATACCAATTACATGTCTAATTCAGTATCATCCTCAATAGAACAATCATAACACCATTTACACAAAccaaaataatatcatctacATTGCAATTCTGCACAATAATGTTAGTTTCTACAATACAACATAAGCCAGACCCTCAATGACACTTCAATCTGTACAtcatataaattatacttttaatagTAACTATCACTATACTTTTAATAGCAACTGAACTGCCACAAATGATCAACTGAACACTTTCTCCACTTCATACTCAACTGAACACACCTAAATGAGGTATAAGATTATAGTACCCATAAGTACGTCTGAAGGGTAAGATAGTCTTTTTATGTAAGTTGTTATGTtcaaaaagtcatatttttctttttggtggcACACAACTGTGTGTGGGGGAGCTCACGGCCTATGTCTTTGCCACATCAGTTGAGTAAGCTGATTTTgtatagaataaaaaatttaagtgacaTATGTCTGTGTGTTTAGAGCATagaatcatattataaataagaacGTTGCTATGATTTTGGGGAGAGTTTTCTTATAACCATAATCACCAAAAATACCGTAAAAAATGAGAGAGGAGGAGAGTTTGATATCTCGACTATCATGTAACATCTCAGGCAAGTTTTCTCCGATGACATGGTGACGAGGAAACTAAAGATGAGGCTTTGTGAGTAATGTTTCTACGACAATCAAAGGTAAGTAGGATCTGCCTTATTTGTTTAATGCGTTCTTGTGGATGTTTGATGATTAAATATGATTCTTTATACCAAGATATGCGTGTATATAATCATGGGATTGGTTGTGTAAAGAAAgacttagttttaaatattctttGTATACAAGATCGTGAAGAATCAAATATGGTGTACATAGTTGTCTAAGTCATTGTTGATTATGTGTACGTGTAGTTATGGATccaaatatttgttaataatatcaATGTCTTGGGTGATAATCTGGTCTATAACCTGAATTATGAATGAGCATGTgtgattattattgttaaaggATTATTAAGGGCATAAAGAACCCTAGGTAGGCTTATGGCTTGTGTTAAACCTATATAACATGATACTTGGTAATTAGGAAAGGTTTTAGACATTGTGTATGCCTAGTTGTGAAAGA
Encoded proteins:
- the LOC123201903 gene encoding uncharacterized protein At5g01610-like, producing the protein MDQILNKVGSYWIGHKASKELNSVGSDISSLGSSIEGGTKWLVNKIKGKMQKPLPDLLKEYDLPVGIFPRDATNYEFNEETRKLTVFIPAICEVGYKDSSVLRFNTTVTGYLEKGRFADIEGMKTKFVIWVKVTSITSEGSKLHFMVGMKKTRRREAYEVHRDGVSVDKF
- the LOC123201902 gene encoding ferritin-3, chloroplastic-like, translated to MMFSKPVSASCSFSLAAKQGHALMLTSFSSSNLNLRTKMKSFKVSASGDADNMVVTSLVFQPFEEVKKEDLEIPVDPQVSLARQKYSEECETAINEQINVEYNVSYAYHAMYAYFDRDNIALRGLAKFFKESSEEEREQAEKLMEYQNIRGGRVKLHSILMPLSEFDHAEKGDALYAMELALSLEKLTNEKLLSLNSVADRMNDPQLADFIEREFLAAQVETINKIAKFVAQLRMVGKGHGVWHFDQMLLHEGDAA